The proteins below come from a single Oerskovia jenensis genomic window:
- a CDS encoding Re/Si-specific NAD(P)(+) transhydrogenase subunit alpha, giving the protein MRIGVPRETRPGERLVAATPRTVAQLVGLGYDVVVERGAGERASYPDEAYSEAGASLGDAAQAWGADVVTAVNAPSAEQVAALSEGATLVAMLAPGANEALVQQLADHGVTALALDAVPRISRAQSLDVLSAMSNVAGYRAVIESAEEYGGMFAGQVTAAGKTAPATVFVIGAGVAGLAAIGTAASLGAQVRAFDVRPEVGEQIESMGAEFVQAEGARQEVSTDGYASALTAEQERLTAEMYAAETARADIVITTALVRGRAPRTISAEMVAAMRPGSVIVDLAASGGGNCELTVPGERVVTENGVVILGYTDLTSRMPKHTSQLVGTNIVNLLKLLTPGNDGQVVLDLDDEVLRGMTVARAGEVLWPPPPVAVSAAAPVAPAAPVVDEAQAALDAATALDDARRRGTRRAVGYALAAVLAALAITFSPPAFVGHFTVFALAVVVGYYVISNVSHSLHTPLMAQTNAISGIILVGALLQIGDSSWVVTTIAFVAAALASVNIFGGFLVAYRMIGMFRKEA; this is encoded by the coding sequence ATGCGCATCGGCGTGCCCAGAGAGACCCGTCCCGGCGAGCGGCTCGTCGCCGCGACGCCCCGTACGGTGGCCCAGCTCGTGGGCCTCGGGTACGACGTCGTGGTCGAGCGCGGCGCCGGTGAGCGCGCGAGCTACCCCGACGAGGCGTACTCGGAGGCAGGCGCGAGCCTGGGCGACGCCGCGCAGGCGTGGGGAGCGGACGTCGTCACGGCCGTCAACGCCCCGTCGGCCGAGCAGGTCGCGGCGCTGAGCGAGGGCGCGACCCTGGTCGCCATGCTGGCCCCCGGTGCGAACGAGGCCCTCGTGCAGCAGCTCGCGGACCACGGCGTCACGGCCCTGGCCCTCGACGCCGTGCCGCGCATCTCGCGCGCCCAGTCGCTCGACGTGCTCAGCGCGATGTCGAACGTCGCGGGCTACCGCGCGGTGATCGAGTCGGCCGAGGAGTACGGCGGCATGTTCGCAGGCCAGGTGACCGCGGCGGGCAAGACGGCCCCGGCGACCGTGTTCGTGATCGGTGCGGGCGTCGCGGGTCTCGCAGCGATCGGCACGGCCGCGAGCCTCGGCGCGCAGGTGCGCGCGTTCGACGTGCGTCCCGAGGTCGGCGAGCAGATCGAATCGATGGGTGCCGAGTTCGTCCAGGCCGAGGGCGCACGCCAGGAGGTCAGCACCGACGGCTACGCGAGCGCGCTGACGGCCGAGCAGGAGCGCCTCACCGCGGAGATGTACGCGGCCGAGACGGCGCGCGCCGACATCGTCATCACCACGGCACTCGTGCGGGGTCGCGCGCCGCGCACCATCAGCGCCGAGATGGTCGCCGCGATGCGCCCCGGCAGCGTGATCGTGGACCTCGCGGCCTCGGGCGGCGGGAACTGCGAGCTCACGGTGCCGGGGGAGCGCGTCGTCACCGAGAACGGCGTCGTGATCCTCGGGTACACGGACCTCACGAGCCGCATGCCCAAGCACACGTCGCAGCTCGTGGGCACGAACATCGTCAACCTGCTCAAGCTGCTGACCCCGGGCAACGACGGACAGGTCGTGCTCGACCTGGACGACGAGGTGCTGCGCGGCATGACGGTCGCGCGGGCGGGCGAGGTCCTGTGGCCGCCGCCCCCGGTCGCGGTCTCGGCCGCAGCCCCCGTGGCCCCGGCAGCGCCCGTGGTGGACGAGGCCCAGGCCGCGCTCGACGCGGCGACCGCCCTCGACGACGCCCGACGGCGCGGCACCCGCCGGGCGGTCGGGTACGCCCTGGCCGCAGTCCTGGCAGCGCTCGCCATCACGTTCTCGCCGCCCGCGTTCGTGGGGCACTTCACGGTGTTCGCGCTCGCGGTGGTCGTGGGCTACTACGTCATCTCGAACGTGAGCCACTCGCTGCACACCCCCCTCATGGCCCAGACGAACGCGATCTCCGGGATCATCCTGGTCGGCGCGCTCCTGCAGATCGGCGACTCGAGCTGGGTGGTCACCACGATCGCCTTCGTCGCGGCCGCCCTGGCCTCCGTCAACATCTTCGGTGGGTTCCTCGTGGCCTACCGCATGATCGGCATGTTCCGGAAGGAGGCCTGA
- the rsfS gene encoding ribosome silencing factor: MTATERAVELAVIAARAASDRKAEEIIALDVSEQLVLTDVFLIASGTSERQVSAIVDAVEEELHKVGVKPIRREGKSESRWVLLDFGDIVVHVQHSEDRVYYALERLWKDCPAIELPEDARGGDGSSNEDAGTDGAIHLAEDPQA, translated from the coding sequence GTGACTGCAACGGAACGCGCTGTCGAGCTTGCGGTGATCGCGGCCCGCGCCGCATCGGACCGCAAGGCCGAAGAGATCATCGCCCTGGACGTCAGTGAGCAGCTCGTGCTCACCGACGTCTTCCTGATCGCCTCGGGAACGAGCGAACGGCAGGTGTCCGCGATCGTGGACGCCGTCGAGGAAGAGCTGCACAAGGTGGGGGTCAAGCCCATCCGCCGCGAGGGCAAGTCGGAGTCGCGCTGGGTCCTGCTGGACTTCGGCGACATCGTCGTGCACGTCCAGCACTCGGAGGACCGGGTCTACTACGCGCTCGAGCGCCTCTGGAAGGACTGCCCGGCCATCGAGCTGCCCGAGGACGCTCGCGGCGGAGACGGCTCCTCGAACGAGGACGCCGGGACCGACGGTGCCATCCACCTCGCGGAGGACCCGCAGGCGTGA
- the pntB gene encoding Re/Si-specific NAD(P)(+) transhydrogenase subunit beta produces MLTSLVQAAYVIAAVLFILSLAGLSTQETARRGSLLGMTGMGLALVATVALALQDSERPVMVTLLLIAMVFLIGAVVGTWRARSVEMTQMPEMIALLHSFVGLSAVLVGFNSYLTEQGDVVHLVEVFLGVLIGAVTFTGSIVAYLKLSARIRSNPLMLPGRNWWNLGALVASGGLMAWFIAGHGLLPLILMTVVALALGWHLVASIGGGDMPVVVSMLNSYSGWAAAAAGFMLSNDLLIITGALVGSSGAILSYIMCKAMNRSFVSVILGGFGAEGGTVVASDQDYGEHHEIQAAEVADLLKHARSVVVTPGYGMAVAKAQYPVADLVRRLRERGIEVRFGVHPVAGRLPGHMNVLLAEAKVPYDIVLEMDEINGDLPDTDVVLVIGANDTVNPAALDDPGSPIAGMPVLEVWNAKQVIVFKRSMATGYAGVQNPLFFKDNTAMLFGDAKDQVENIIQAL; encoded by the coding sequence GTGCTGACCTCCCTGGTCCAGGCTGCTTACGTCATCGCAGCCGTCCTGTTCATCCTCAGCCTCGCGGGCCTGTCCACGCAGGAGACCGCTCGTCGCGGCAGCCTGCTCGGCATGACGGGCATGGGGCTCGCCCTCGTGGCCACGGTCGCGCTCGCGCTGCAGGACAGCGAGCGTCCCGTCATGGTGACGCTGCTGCTCATCGCCATGGTGTTCCTGATCGGCGCGGTCGTCGGGACGTGGCGTGCGCGCAGCGTCGAGATGACGCAGATGCCCGAGATGATCGCGCTCCTGCACAGCTTCGTGGGCCTCTCCGCGGTCCTCGTCGGCTTCAACTCGTACCTGACCGAGCAGGGCGACGTGGTGCACCTGGTCGAGGTCTTCCTCGGGGTGCTCATCGGGGCCGTGACGTTCACGGGTTCGATCGTGGCCTACCTCAAGCTGTCGGCGCGCATCCGGTCGAACCCGCTCATGCTGCCGGGGCGCAACTGGTGGAACCTCGGGGCGCTCGTCGCCTCGGGCGGCCTCATGGCCTGGTTCATCGCGGGCCACGGTCTGCTGCCGTTGATCCTCATGACGGTCGTCGCGCTCGCGCTCGGCTGGCACCTGGTCGCCTCGATCGGCGGCGGCGACATGCCGGTCGTCGTCTCGATGCTCAACTCGTACTCCGGGTGGGCCGCGGCCGCGGCGGGCTTCATGCTCAGCAACGACCTGCTCATCATCACCGGTGCTCTCGTCGGGTCCTCGGGTGCGATCCTGTCCTACATCATGTGCAAGGCCATGAACCGCTCGTTCGTGAGCGTCATCCTGGGCGGCTTCGGGGCCGAGGGCGGCACGGTCGTGGCCTCGGACCAGGACTACGGCGAGCACCACGAGATCCAGGCGGCCGAGGTCGCGGACCTGCTCAAGCACGCCCGCTCGGTCGTGGTCACGCCCGGCTACGGCATGGCGGTCGCCAAGGCGCAGTACCCCGTCGCGGACCTGGTGCGCCGGCTGCGCGAGCGCGGCATCGAGGTCCGGTTCGGCGTGCACCCCGTCGCGGGGCGCCTGCCCGGGCACATGAACGTCCTGCTCGCCGAGGCCAAGGTGCCCTACGACATCGTCCTCGAGATGGACGAGATCAACGGTGACCTGCCGGACACCGACGTCGTGCTCGTCATCGGCGCCAACGACACGGTCAACCCGGCGGCCCTCGACGATCCCGGGTCCCCGATCGCGGGCATGCCCGTGCTGGAGGTCTGGAACGCGAAGCAGGTGATCGTCTTCAAGCGGTCGATGGCCACGGGGTACGCGGGGGTCCAGAACCCGCTGTTCTTCAAGGACAACACCGCGATGCTCTTCGGAGACGCCAAGGACCAGGTGGAGAACATCATCCAGGCGCTCTGA
- a CDS encoding histidine phosphatase family protein → MSARTVVFLRHGRTEYNAAMRLQGQVDIPLDAVGHWQAEQGARSLAAAHAATVVVASDLTRAAETATYYGKATGLPVSLDERLRERGFGEWEGMTGVELAERWPDEYAAWRRGEEPARAGAESRADVAARMVEAVTEHADALDEKDTLVVVSHGAAITLAITAMLGLDPSGWRGISGLNNVHWSQLQRSGANAHPAWRLVAHNVGADFSLDEWASGPDWIFQPTSA, encoded by the coding sequence GTGAGCGCTCGCACCGTCGTCTTCCTGCGTCACGGGCGCACCGAGTACAACGCGGCCATGCGCCTCCAGGGGCAGGTCGACATCCCGCTGGACGCGGTCGGCCACTGGCAGGCCGAGCAGGGGGCCCGGTCGCTCGCGGCCGCGCACGCCGCGACGGTCGTCGTCGCGTCGGACCTGACGCGTGCGGCAGAGACCGCCACGTACTACGGGAAGGCGACGGGCCTGCCCGTCTCGCTCGACGAGCGTCTGCGCGAGCGCGGGTTCGGCGAGTGGGAGGGCATGACGGGCGTCGAGCTCGCCGAGCGCTGGCCCGACGAGTACGCGGCGTGGCGCCGTGGCGAGGAGCCCGCACGTGCGGGCGCCGAGTCACGGGCCGACGTCGCGGCCCGCATGGTCGAGGCCGTGACCGAGCACGCCGATGCCCTGGACGAGAAGGACACGCTCGTGGTCGTCTCGCACGGTGCGGCGATCACGCTCGCGATCACCGCGATGCTCGGGCTGGACCCGTCGGGATGGCGGGGGATCTCCGGGCTGAACAACGTCCACTGGTCCCAGCTCCAGCGCTCGGGCGCCAACGCGCACCCCGCGTGGAGGCTCGTCGCGCACAACGTCGGAGCGGACTTCTCGCTCGACGAGTGGGCGTCTGGACCCGATTGGATTTTCCAGCCGACTTCGGCATAA
- a CDS encoding GyrI-like domain-containing protein, producing MRSARDPSFVNPEDPMDKVDLRTVHRELYAPPREFTRVVVPPLAYLQIDGEGDPNTAPAYAQAVEALFSLSYAVKFASKKDLGRDYVVGPLEGLWTAEDPASFVRRDKDAWSWTLMVLQPDWLTDAFVADVAEATTRKKGLPALDRVRFATYDEGDAVQVLHVGSYDDEAPTLARLHDEYLPEHGLTFDGPHHEIYLSDVRRTAPDKLRTVLRQPVRAVDRAGPDVSEPA from the coding sequence GTGCGTTCCGCCCGCGACCCGTCGTTCGTGAACCCGGAGGACCCCATGGACAAGGTCGACCTGCGCACGGTGCACCGAGAGCTGTACGCGCCGCCCCGCGAGTTCACGCGGGTCGTCGTGCCGCCGCTCGCGTACCTGCAGATCGACGGCGAGGGCGACCCGAACACGGCTCCGGCGTACGCGCAGGCGGTCGAGGCGTTGTTCTCGCTCTCGTACGCCGTGAAGTTCGCGAGCAAGAAGGACCTGGGCAGGGACTACGTCGTCGGGCCGCTCGAAGGGCTGTGGACCGCTGAGGATCCGGCCTCGTTCGTGCGCCGCGACAAGGACGCGTGGAGCTGGACCCTCATGGTGCTGCAACCCGACTGGCTCACCGACGCGTTCGTGGCCGACGTGGCCGAGGCGACGACCCGCAAGAAGGGGCTGCCCGCGCTCGACCGGGTGCGCTTCGCGACGTACGACGAGGGGGACGCGGTGCAGGTCCTGCACGTCGGGTCCTACGACGACGAGGCGCCGACGCTCGCCCGCCTGCACGACGAGTACCTGCCCGAGCACGGGCTGACGTTCGACGGCCCGCACCACGAGATCTACCTGAGCGACGTGCGCCGGACTGCACCCGACAAGCTGCGGACGGTGCTGCGCCAGCCGGTGCGGGCGGTGGACCGCGCCGGACCCGACGTGTCAGAACCGGCGTGA
- the nadD gene encoding nicotinate-nucleotide adenylyltransferase, with translation MTASKRPRLGVMGGTFDPIHHGHLVAASEAAARFELDEVIFVPTGKPSFKQHQKVTAPEHRYLMTVIATASNPRFTVSRVDVDRPGLTYTVDTLRDLREQRPEADLYFISGADAIEQMLTWKDADDLWKMAHFVAVSRPGHRLSVDSLPSGVVSTLEIPALAISSTDCRQRAEAGQPVWYLVPDGVVQYIAKHGLYRGSAS, from the coding sequence ATGACGGCGAGCAAGCGCCCCCGGCTCGGGGTGATGGGTGGCACGTTCGACCCCATCCACCACGGGCACCTCGTCGCTGCGAGCGAGGCCGCGGCCCGCTTCGAGCTCGACGAGGTCATCTTCGTCCCCACCGGAAAGCCCAGCTTCAAGCAGCACCAGAAGGTCACCGCCCCCGAGCACCGTTATCTCATGACGGTCATCGCGACCGCCTCCAACCCACGTTTCACCGTGAGCCGGGTCGACGTCGACCGGCCAGGGCTCACCTACACCGTGGACACGCTGCGCGACCTGCGTGAGCAGCGACCCGAGGCAGACCTCTACTTCATCTCCGGTGCCGACGCGATCGAGCAGATGCTGACCTGGAAGGATGCCGACGACCTCTGGAAGATGGCACACTTCGTGGCGGTCTCCCGTCCGGGACACCGACTCAGCGTCGACAGTCTGCCGTCCGGGGTCGTCTCCACGTTGGAGATCCCCGCGCTCGCGATCTCGTCGACGGACTGTCGGCAACGGGCGGAGGCCGGCCAACCGGTCTGGTACCTGGTGCCGGACGGAGTCGTCCAGTACATCGCGAAGCACGGCCTGTACAGAGGATCAGCATCATGA